The Setaria viridis chromosome 6, Setaria_viridis_v4.0, whole genome shotgun sequence genome includes the window GAAAAAACGCCCGATGAGGAGATCGTAGCAGGGAGCTACCGTACCTGCCATCACTGGATCCGCACGAGTGGACCTGCATGGAACAACGCACGTGAACTAGGGAGCTCCGGATGCCTGTCGATCAGCACTGGTCTTGATCTGGTGTACCAATCCCTGTCGTGGCCAACCGACCGGCTTCCGGTGAAACCCTTACCAAAGGCTCCCTCCCCTCATACTGACGGAATCACGGAAGTACCGGAAAACATCCTGAGATAGGCCAACCGACACAGCCGGAGCCCGAGATAGTAGTGGCTCTCCCGGCTCCTCCCCCAACTTGCTATTACCGAACTGCCCATCAATTTGGTGAAAATCACACCAAAAATTGCCACCCAAAGTCGTGAGTCGCGTCGTACCTGAAGGTTGGAGGCTTGCCGGCAGCTGGGACTCGCCGTCCCTTTCCATGGCTAGAGCGAGAGCGCCGCCATCGATCGACCTGGCTTGGAGCGATAGGGGAGCAGCTGCGGCCTGTGGGAGCTGCCACAGCACGGCATGGGGAAACGCCGCGACGAGACCAGCGCGGAGAGACGCAGCGCGGCGACGAAGGAGGCGAGGCGATGCAGCGGGCCAAGAGCGGAGCCGTCATATGGAGAACCCGCCAGGCAAGTGGATAAGGAGAGACGAGCGGCACCGTTGACGACCGGCAGTAAAAAGGTAGGAAAGTGCGTatcttttcaaaagaaaagttggaaaaaaaaagaaaaaaataagaagaaaggaGGTATAAATGGAAAATAGAAAAAGAGGTTAATCTATAATTTGTATTTCATTAATTTTTTCATTCCTATATGAAATCACATTGCAAATTGAATGGAAAATAATTAAAACTCATATGTATAACCAAATCAAATAGGGCAAGGGTAAATTGGACATTTGGCCTATTTCATCCATTCATGAAAAATAAGAGGAGCCATTTtaccaaatatttttttcaaacggattaagaaaaaaaactgcTCCACCAGAGAAACCATAGCTGGAGTCGTTTCAGCTATAGacggagccctaccaaacgagcCCTGCAATTAGGCACAGTGACGATGTGCTCCTCCCTTGCAATCGTTGAGCAACCAACCACTTTCCTTCTGACGCGTAGGTGAGATCACACCCTACTAGAAACATGACATTCATTCTTAACGTTAGTACGGACGACTTTTCATCCGGTATTAACACACGCGAAATTAGTGCTGGGTAGAAATTTTCAATCCTCGAAGGCCTTTTAGTATCGTGTAATATTATTGCCCGGTaataaaaggcctaaaccattCAGTATCGTGCAGTAACACCAGTACTCCAtggagtaccatttagtaccaaTCAATAACACCATTTTAGTAGCGGGCAgtgttattgcccggtactttcaaaagaaaagcatatctaacttaatcacatgtgctgtgtgtcggtgttttaacccggcaacctaccaagggagtacttgaggtagagttttggttggtgggtgtcgccgaaattaAGAGCTCGATGGTGATGTAGGtatacgatttagacaggttcgggtcgctagatcgcgtaataccctacgtcatatgtgttgtatactcgtattggattgaacttgttttgaggggctccctacccgcccttatatattggGGAAGCAAGATTACAGGGTAGTTGTCGTATAGGAGTACTAGTCGAATTCGAttagagagttctactctaactcggaagagtagtttccatatctTCGACTAGTCTTCAGGGATCCATGTAAACTACGCCACCCTGTatcgtagtctccatatctTGATACGTTTTGGTGTACTTCTCCTTGGCTGGATCCGTATAGGTTTTCTAGTGGTCCCATAGGTGTATGGCCGACAAACCTTTGAGTACTTcgtagtcaaatgtagcagccGCGAGTACTTTGCAGACGTGCTTGACTAGTTTCtagtgctctttgagtacttcagTGGTAGCtaagtcttcgagtacttgtgtactgtcatgcggctagaaggtACTCTAGCTGACATTTGTTTTTGGAGTAGTCTTGTCTCGAAATCTTTATacggaagtgcgatgaaaatcacacttcatatggagtagcccctgagccttaggttgaattgaagaatcaggttgaggatCAATCTGCAATTGTTCCATCTTCATCTTTatcttgaagaaaaagaaaaatttatcCAACAGACACGGTATACGTAGCCTCCGAGCCGGTACACGACTAGTTCCAGGAGGTATAAGGATCTTATCAACCATGGCCGTTGAGTCTTTATCAAGTTGGAAAGAAACTGACTTCCCGTGGATAGGCTCGAAAATTTTGCTGTTTGTTCGGGAATACCGTGTTGTTGTTCCGGTAATTTTGTCTCTGTTATAAAAGTTGGGGGAAAGTTACCCCCCGACTCTTAAGCTTTCATtcgcatctactatttgctctaGCCAACAAACCCTAGCCCCCAGCGTTGTCGCCATCGCGCCTTAGGTTGCCAGCGCCACCACCGTTCTGCTCTATCATGGCCACCTCCGCTCGTCCTCCAAACCAAAACTGAGATGGGGAAGAAGTTTGAAGGAACCAAGAAGGGATCCAAGGGAGATGCCAAGAACGGAGCCTCTCGGAAGGGCAAAGAGCCCCAACTACCGCCATCGAAGCGTGAGAAaacgaaccagactgctccgccCAACCAGGTAATATCTTGGACATGATCGACTATGAAAGAAGCAGAGATCCAAGCGTTAGTTGATGCCAAACTGCTGCAAGAGCGAGTAGTTGTGGGGTGGAGATGTGCCGTCAACAATCCATGGATGTTCGAAGAGCATCCCCAGGAAATGGTAATCTTTGCCCGATTTGTGGAATGTGGACTCGCTCTTCCCACCTCTGATTTCTTTCGGGGCCTGCTAGACTACTATTCTTTGCAATTGGTTCATCTGAATCCCAACAGCATTTTGCACATTTCCATATTTGTTCACTTGTGCGAAGCTTTCCTGGGGGTGGATCCGCACTTCAATCTTTTTCACAAGATTTTTCATCTGAAGCCACAACCAAGTGAAGATGATATGCAAGTTATTGGTGGTGCTGACTTCCAGACTCGCGAAAAGTACTCGGATCTGTACTTAAAATACGAGCTGGTGTCATCCCATGGCAGTTGGAAGGAGAAGTGATTTTATATTGAAGACCACGAGCCATCTGTGCCCAAGATAACTGGTCATCGTCCAACGTATAGTAGTCGGTGGCTTGATGAACCCACCATTATTGGGAGTATTCAAATACCCGATCTGCTAAAGAAGATCGCTGAACGGAAGAAGCAAGATGTGATAGGAGTAGTCGTGGCTCGCAGTTTCCTGAAGAAACATGTGCAGCCGTTGAAGCTTTGGTCAACTCCTGGGTATGAGTACTCTGGATTCGACGATCCTTCCCGAATGTCATCTGAGGATATTTCTGATGAAGAGGTGGAGGTTTGTCTGAGCCAAATGTTCAGAGAGGTTGATGATATGCCCGTAGTGGTCAAGGAGTTCAAGTTCAACAAACCAAACGAGCTGAAATGAAGTAAGTCGTTAACACTTGCTACGCTTCAAGGACTCGTAATTGCGATTGCCTAGGGATCCTTaagtcgaggaggaggatgatgatgatgatgaaattGAGGCTTTCAGCAACTCTGATTCTAATACTGAAAATGACTTTTTGATGCAGCTGCAGGCTTCTAAGAGAGGCAAGTAGTCTTCTGACACctcaaaacggccttcagaggGAGATGATGCTGACGAGCATATGGCCCCGTTGCCGAAAAAGCGACGAGCAGGAGGCAACGGGGCCGGAGCAGGCGCACCGGCGCGGGAAAGCGAGGCTGGAGCAGGTGCAGGCAGCGGTGGGATACAGTGGCTCGGCGACGGTGGGATGCAATGGCTCGGCGACAGCGGGATGTGGTGGCTCAGCGACGGCGGGACAGGAGCTCAGCGGTGGCGcacggaggccggcggcgcgggagacgaggcgGGCCTCTACCTGCTGgtgcttttttatttttttagaaaactcttctatcccagttggtatttcccaaccggaataaaaggggtctttagtcccggttgagtgacccgggactgAAGACCCCTCCCCTTTTGTCTTAATTGCTCTATCCCGGATGCTttttttgggagatttgctccctaccaactaggactaaaagtGAGTTCTCTACCACTGTATCCATTCAAGTGTCTGAAGCCTTCGGTCAAACGAACGAATGGATAATATCCATACAACTTTCATCCCTGGTGGAAGATATATTAAAATGGAGAAATAATAAGGACATATGTATGGGTGCTTTAGATGTTTCAAGAATACGCAAGTTACTGATACAGTTTCCTGTACACGTGCAGAATCAAGCACTATTTCCTGAATTCTCCAACTTTTCTTTGTTTATCGCCTTGCCACAAAAATCGAGCAAAGATATTCCAATTTTTGCAGCACACCAAGGGGACATCAGAAACTTGTGCCGCAAATTTTTCTTTATAAACAACGTATTTTTGCAAGTATATGCTTACATTCATGCAATGGAATCCAAGCTTGTATAATACAAAATGTAACTAATTAAACATAATATTACTTCCAAGAAGCCAAGAATGTGTAGCTGTACTtgaaaattaatatttaatttgaAATCGCAAATTCCAGAACCATATCTTGAGAATTTCATGATTACTAATGTTGAAAATGTCAAATAGACTTGTACATGAAAAATCCATTATGTCATATCCACAAAATCGGGACTCAATAATTCAAGTTAAAATAGAGTAACATTGCAAAACAAACAGAAAATCAGGCAGCATTATGGACGTTGCAATAGGAACTTTATTGACTAGAAATAAAAGGAATTAAAATGTAGCATAATTCCTTTACATCATGGACGTTTTGATGGAATGCCATTGCCacaaaaataaatgcaattGAATTCTGATTAATTGTGACTTGCATGGATGCCTGGTAATTGGTCTATATAACACAGACGCACACAAAGCTACAGGAACCAGATTAACACTCGATTATCCCATCAGGCTGAGCTTGATCATATACTTGTGCAAGAAACAAACCCATTCACAGGCAGTAACAATGTCCAGCCACTTTCTCCTTATTGTCCTCGTGGCTTCCATCCTTCATGTGGCATATGCTACAGCAGCAACAACTTCGGCGAACTTGACAGCAGATGCGGCCGCGACGGCGTACGACATTCTAGAGAAGAACAACTTACCGCGTGGCCTTCTCCCAAAGGGCGTGCAGTCATACAATCTCAGCCCAGATGGTAAATTTGAGGTAACCCTTCCTGGCGAGTGCGACTTCCCCGTCACCTTCGGTGGCCAAGATTTCAAGTTTCGTTTTGCAAGCACAGTCGGCGGCGTCATCCAAGCTGGATCCATCCATGAGGTGTATGGCGTGAGGGTGCAGATCAAGTTTGGGTGGCTTGGGTTAAGACAAGTCGATCGTGCTGGTGACCAGCTGACGCTCCAGGTGCAGCAGTTCACGCAAACATTTCCAACCAGCACCTTTGCCGTGAGCCCATCCTGCAGCTAAGGGCTACGATCGATCTAGTGCAGGAACGTACGGCAGACAGGAGTCATGCGTAAACTGCGGTGACTTGTCGTTTCGGGCATGTCTTGACTGCATTTCATTATTGCTCCTTATTTTTTGATTCCCTAGTATAAACATATTGCCTGTTCCTGAAGTGCTGTCATTTGATTGATTTTGTAATAAAAGCTGAATTTTATGTCTTGGACTGTGCACCAAAACTACATGTAAAAGATCAATTGCATCTTGATTACATGCGTGTGCTACTTCAAtggatatatatttttcttaattacAACATCGTCTCATTTTAGGATGATATTTCCTCCAGCAAAAGAACAAAACTAGCTGTTAGCTAGAAATATCATTTGTATTTGACGGAGCTAGTAGAATGGAAGACAAGATAATAACTTGAAATGTCATTTGAGCTTGCATGATCTTTAAAAAAGGATAACCAATGCACTACAGGCAAACCGGGCAATCAAAGGATGCACATGCACCTATCCAGCACTGCAATCCCTTTGGCAATTCTCCTAGCAGCTTTTGGGTCGGAGTCATCATCTACCTTTATAAGAGACTAGACCACCGATGGTGGTCGATGGTGGGTGTTGTGGATGGAGCATGTCCCTGTTGTGGAGGTGGTAATGGCGTAGTGCACTTCACGTCGTTCCGTCAGTGATGTGTGGTGAGCTAAGGGACtatgaaaaaataaaacagTGGTCAGGTCACAAAACGTGAAAAAATAAAACAGTGGTAGCGCGGTGGAGATATGTTAGGGCAGGTACTGGAGGTGACCGGGGTGGTGTAACGTCCGCAAGGTCTGATAGAACCACTACCGGAAACAAttagagtgtttttttttccgctGAGTGTATTCCCTCGGccctcgggcactcggcaaagaactttttgccgagtgcttcacgaaaaacactcggcaaaatacaatagtagagaattggcctttagtcccggttggtagggtgcatatctctcggatatccatccgggataaaccaaccgggacaaaagggggcggtctttagtcccgggtcctttaaccgggagtaaaggaccccctttagtcccggttggatttcccaaccgggactaaaggggtcccctttagtcccggctttagtcccggttggatttcccaaccgggactaaaggggtcccctttagtcccggctcgattccaaccgggactaaatggcgcttgcatggcactgccgtgacgcctgaatttttcatgcatgcatcacgtatacgtatagtagtaccgcggcccttttaatttgttaaccttgtagttgagatttttttagaacgaaatcaactagtatttaaacgaatgggatttgtaattatacaattactatatatatacacaatccttatatacaattcatatacacaattcaactagcttagtacaaatcgatcataattagcgcgtattatatatacaaataaatcaaagtatcttcctacgatcttcccgtcgtggtgttgctgatcggagtgtctaattgtcgtccatcgtaataaaattctcctcttggatttaccacctcgtccattatgaatccaatgagacctttacatattgccgctactctttcttccttcaagagtccttgttgaatatttaacatctataatttggaaatttgtgaatgttacatgaacaaatacatataaggagctagaaaataattaactagtaatatatttattttacgtactttaaagttgtgcggcgtcatcttcggtcccttgggtcccaaaaaactgtgcatgtgctcacagatgtagtagccacatagattactcccgggttcctgtcttaagcacttcagtgcggaaaaaaataagttatgaaatattcgtgttatacaatgtaataaatgtgcagactgcatacgtaccgggaagtctgtgttccatgtaagattttctttgaatggacctttgtgtgtccttatgaattgtttccatgcgctgcggattagaataatgaatgacatagtgtaacagggataaaatttaggaaataaatttttgcatagagataaaggtccagaattattacaagcctagcatgtcttgcaattcttggtagtccaccggatctttccttaacgaatcaaagacagtgacgtggcttctttcaggctcaattataataaggatccagtggaagctgcgtgcgtaaaatgttcatgcatattagagctaactaacatgtagagataaggaaaaagacatcgaaagtagacggtatacacacacttacttgaagttgtatggaagtagtatgaaatccttgaatgtttgtttgtgtaggaaattgtatatttccgcaaaggttttttccggcgctaattgtatctgttgttggttaactacagatggatccatgaagcctacatgtaggtacgcctctcggcggcatgtctgaattagcatcctacatgaaatggaagatgaagttagtacggtgacgcacgccaaaatttacatgtagagataataaacggacacttacagaatccaagcgctgatcagagagacgtccagggcatcatgatggtacacttcgtatatatccttgaagtctagccacagcactttctccccttcaccgtgaaaatctatcggttttaccttcatgccgatcatctccctcgagttggcggatgccatcatgtaccattgatggaattcgtacatctttgttgatagcttccgtaccattgaaggctttactagaggtttgcctagctcataagtctacttcggctcagggggcggtgcagttggcgtctcgacttgccctatgcattcatcaagtcccagacctgtttcttccatgaacttcaatatatttgcttgttgatccaagggcattgcttttacccattgagcatctttttttgataaatggctgaggtcggggactggaccgctggaggatgattttcctttccttttatccttttcattagcctttactagagcccgttcatagtttgataagagtggtatccttttcttggctccttcctccatcctgataaaaaagtttaaatctcgccgacttactggcggtggctccatctcccttgccttttttaattcggcttgtttcttgaaccactcactggcctctcgttggatttctgcccactgttcttcatgagacattgcctcaaagcgttccttacgagccacttcagggtcgacctttgttttcttctttctctgtctttgcttgggaggcggtgctcgtgacttctttagtggtgctgcaggttccttcgagggggccgctcttggtgccggcgacggtgatcggggaggggtgttgttattgtcgtcgtcgctcccagcaccaggatgtggtggagatggagaccttgatatagatggaagagacggtcctggagcaggagatgccggtctcgaggtatgaggagaaggtcgctgctggggatctacggggagcggtcttgaggtctgaggagatggctccgtgcggggaataatgatgtagcgtttcttccatagaatgatcccatgaagcacatctgccaatgtcttttccccgtcgcctcccgggaagtcgagctctagaccttcatactggggatcaactatttgctcgacgcagacactggcgtagcctgttggaatgtccatgccatgactgctctgccctgccagggttggtaacgcactcccgtacgctacctgtacatatagtagaagtaaacaagttgaactccgatctcgaggcctggatcaattgacaagattgcataaatattatgtataagtataccttaatagtgaggttgccgaccggtgcatgcagctcacatgaggtccgttgcgtgatggcatccacggggaaccgttgctcctccacgggtaacctgggcgtctgcgcatcggggatccctgtagaagcacaactgctcccgaggtgttgagaagggctggcggtgttaggattcggcattgctccagattgggccaactccgcaactgcgtcggccacccgccgattgatttcatccatcattctttgttctagcatctgccgccagctctcctcgatctgttcctttcttcgcttccggcttctgtaagaggcgctgtcgcctcggaaagcgaacttccacggaaccaccccgaacccccggcaacgtcctgggtgctctggattaccgagggccaatgtgagctcatcattttctcggtccaccctcaacctcccagccttggaatctttaatgttcttcatgagatgttcggccttctcacgtattgtgtcattgaaaatcagcgtcccatcctcttggcttagggagcctccatgagcgtagtaccagttctttgatcgttcgggccattcaatagttgcaggtacgattccccgttcgatcagatcttgttccatcttcctccacttgggaattgctgagccatacccacctcgccccaaatgatggtggtagcccttctgactagcatttgctgtgttggtcgtgatctttttcacaccttcttcactcctcttgtattcaacaaatgcatcccagtggtccctcaactttggccacgcgttgaagtctggagttttgcccttcttgatgtagtgggtgtccagcatcttcttgaatgtctggaattgagtagccatcttcttaagcgtccacgctttgacatccttctcgctatatccttcggggaatgtgaaatgtctcttcacgtcttcccacaacatattcttttctgtctctggaagggcgtacggattatcgcttctgcccttccattctctgatgctgataggcacgttgtcccggacgattgccccgatttgactcacgtacttctttgctactttctcgggagcaaccggcctgccctcttctgtaacttcggtcatgacaagcctcccttccatcacctttgtacgacctcgggtcttctgcccttgtgtcgatccggagggctaacagttcaagattcgttaattagtacgtagtagtagcggtggcgtgaaacaatacaagaatggttgtatatacctcgccggaaccttccgccacggcaagttgttgctgcggctgttgctcttcattcccatcggcggacatgttgaggaacatgtccgcctgggtgccctcttcatccgtgtatgatagtggaacgttgtcgccactaccatcaccagcgattatctgctccatgatataccttgcggtctcatcgtctgccatttcaactattgatggaaacatacatggaatcatacatgacagtcatagaaatcgtcttaatacaaatttgtacaaagtcctacaaagtccggaatcatacatgtatataatgaaatcataaaataacatgaatcgtacaaagtccggaatatttatacaaatttctatgaattttgaagaatttctacaaatttctatgaatttctacgaatttctatgaatttctacaaatttctacgaatttctacaaatttctacgaatttctatgaatttctacaaatttctacaaatttctacgaattttgacgaatttctacgaatttgtatgaatttctacgaatttctacgaatttctacgaatttctacaaatttgtacgaatttctatgaatttctacaaatttctacgaatttctacgaattttgacgaatttctacgaatttgtaacaatatccacgtgcggtgcctaggttgtgacggcggcgatcaggacggcggaggcgggacggcggcggtcagggcggcggtacggcggaggcggggacggttcaccagaaccacgggcggtgcctactaggtcgtgatgggcggcgggacggcggcgatcacggcggctactcggcggcgatcacggcggctacaaggcggcgatcacggcggctactcggcaggacggcggcaatcacggcggctactcgacgatctctgtatcaactctaacttaacaaactaactagaaatctaacttaacaaactaactagaaatctaaaaatctaacttaacaaaattagaaatctaaaaatctaacttaacaaaattacaaatctatctaaaaataaaacttaattttctaattaacttaaaaagaaaaccctcccggcgctgccggccggcgcggcagcggacctctcacgcgcggggcggcggccggggcggcgggacggcggcggccggggcggcgacgaggacgaagacgacgacggcgggatgacggcggccgaggcgaagacgacgacggcggcgtaggcgggacggcgacgagacggcgacgaggggcgacgaggatggagccggcgacgaggatgtggagccggtggccggaggcgacgaggtggccgggggccgggcgcgtcgacggacgaggaggggatcgaggcgggccggtcgggggacgacgacggcgcaatgggggacgtcgacggcgcaatgggggacgacgacggcggcggccggtgagggag containing:
- the LOC140223093 gene encoding uncharacterized protein; its protein translation is MSSHFLLIVLVASILHVAYATAATTSANLTADAAATAYDILEKNNLPRGLLPKGVQSYNLSPDGKFEVTLPGECDFPVTFGGQDFKFRFASTVGGVIQAGSIHEVYGVRVQIKFGWLGLRQVDRAGDQLTLQVQQFTQTFPTSTFAVSPSCS